A genomic region of Leptotrichia hofstadii contains the following coding sequences:
- a CDS encoding DUF1858 domain-containing protein, producing MVEKVTKDMNIMEAVEKYPIIAQVLMRYGLGCVGCIISSAETLGEGIAVHGLNPDMIIEEVNMILEKQEG from the coding sequence ATGGTAGAAAAAGTGACAAAGGATATGAATATTATGGAAGCAGTTGAAAAATATCCGATTATAGCACAAGTGCTTATGAGATACGGACTTGGATGTGTTGGGTGTATTATTTCAAGTGCTGAAACATTGGGAGAAGGAATTGCAGTTCACGGACTAAATCCGGACATGATTATTGAGGAAGTAAATATGATTCTTGAAAAACAAGAAGGATAG
- a CDS encoding superoxide dismutase: MFKQIELSYNFDALEPNIDAKTMEIHYGKHHAAYTNNLNDALKNNAPQFLEKPIEEILANLEVLPEQIRGAVRNNGGGFYNHNLYFEIMGPNAGGEPTGELAEKIKESFGSFDAFKEEFAKAAATRFGSGWAWLVVNKDGKLKVTSTANQDNPLMPGATSCGCSQGTPILGIDVWEHAYYLNYQNRRPDYISAFFNVINWDEVSKKYEAAK, translated from the coding sequence ATGTTTAAACAAATAGAATTGTCTTATAATTTTGATGCATTAGAACCAAATATTGATGCAAAAACTATGGAAATCCATTATGGAAAACACCATGCAGCTTATACAAACAACTTGAATGATGCATTAAAAAACAATGCGCCACAATTTTTGGAAAAACCGATAGAAGAAATCTTGGCAAATTTGGAAGTATTGCCAGAACAAATCCGTGGAGCTGTTAGAAACAACGGTGGAGGTTTTTACAACCATAACTTATATTTTGAAATAATGGGTCCTAACGCAGGCGGAGAGCCTACAGGAGAGTTAGCTGAAAAAATAAAAGAATCATTTGGAAGCTTTGATGCATTTAAAGAAGAATTTGCAAAAGCTGCGGCAACTAGATTTGGTTCGGGTTGGGCTTGGCTTGTTGTAAATAAAGATGGAAAATTAAAAGTTACTTCAACTGCAAATCAAGATAATCCACTAATGCCAGGAGCAACTTCTTGTGGATGTTCACAAGGAACTCCAATTTTGGGAATAGACGTATGGGAACATGCATATTATCTAAATTATCAAAATAGACGACCAGATTATATTTCAGCATTTTTCAATGTTATAAACTGGGATGAAGTATCTAAAAAATATGAAGCAGCAAAATAA
- the metA gene encoding homoserine O-acetyltransferase MetA, producing MPIKIPNNLPAVDILAKENIFVMDENRALSQDIRPLKFIIINLMPTKIETETQLLRLLSNTPLQMEVTFLKMASYMSKNVSEEHMSNFYKTFNDIKNDYFDGLIITGAPVENLPFEEVIYWKELSEVMEWSKTHVFSTMCICWGAQAALYYHYGIKKYPLKEKLFGIYPLKIDICHTMLLRGFDEVFNMPQSRHTEVLAEDIEKIPDLEIIANSKEAGVSIVRTKDKRNIFIMGHFEYDRMTLAKEYERDVKLGKNIKVPFNYYPNDDVTKEPLFVWRAHANLLFSNWVNHHVYQGTPYDLTKLEEISNFQI from the coding sequence ATGCCTATAAAAATACCAAATAACTTGCCGGCTGTAGATATTTTAGCAAAGGAGAACATCTTTGTAATGGATGAAAATAGGGCATTGTCGCAAGATATTCGTCCTTTAAAATTTATAATAATAAATCTAATGCCTACAAAAATTGAAACAGAAACTCAATTACTGAGATTGCTTAGCAATACTCCGCTTCAAATGGAAGTTACTTTCTTAAAAATGGCTTCATATATGTCCAAAAATGTTTCAGAAGAACATATGTCTAATTTTTATAAGACTTTTAATGATATAAAGAATGATTATTTTGACGGCTTGATTATAACAGGAGCACCAGTGGAAAATTTACCTTTTGAAGAGGTTATTTACTGGAAAGAATTATCGGAAGTAATGGAATGGAGCAAGACTCACGTTTTTTCAACGATGTGCATCTGCTGGGGAGCGCAGGCAGCTCTTTATTATCATTATGGAATAAAGAAATATCCATTAAAAGAAAAACTTTTTGGAATTTACCCATTAAAAATTGATATTTGCCATACGATGCTGCTGCGTGGGTTTGACGAAGTGTTTAATATGCCGCAGTCAAGACATACAGAAGTACTTGCAGAAGATATAGAGAAAATACCAGATCTTGAAATTATTGCAAATTCTAAAGAAGCAGGGGTTAGTATAGTTCGTACTAAGGATAAAAGAAACATTTTTATTATGGGACATTTTGAATACGATAGAATGACACTTGCCAAGGAATATGAGCGGGATGTGAAATTGGGGAAAAATATAAAAGTACCATTTAACTATTATCCGAATGATGATGTAACCAAAGAACCACTTTTTGTATGGCGTGCTCATGCAAATTTACTGTTTTCCAACTGGGTAAATCATCATGTTTATCAAGGTACGCCGTATGATTTGACAAAGTTAGAAGAAATTTCTAATTTTCAAATTTAG
- the dnaN gene encoding DNA polymerase III subunit beta: MLHIIVDRKSLLKAITIVENAVTENKIREVLSGIYIETNEGKAILRGTDLELSINTEIEAQIEDEGKIVIKHKLIEEFLKQISDEKITLIEENGKLVIQASSTNTEFSLYDAGNFPVQSKLENGVEYVFEKEKLLNNIENVKISASPNPENLAVNCIRLEIEEDKLKLVSSDTYRLTYIEEDLDETQQGKENLSLSIPLKTIDGLIKIMKLIDEENITVKSDGSKVFFQFSNVEILTRTIDLQFPDYKSILNNSQHNKKILLNTKDFLSVLRRTAIFVRDNKEAKNGGIFNFANNKLLLTGTSENAQIKEEIVTIQEGADLKISLNVRFLLDYISTIEGKVTVLELLNNKSSVIVRDEDNDKSLYFTMPLALRES; encoded by the coding sequence ATGTTACATATAATTGTAGATAGAAAATCATTATTAAAAGCTATAACTATAGTGGAAAATGCAGTAACTGAAAACAAAATAAGAGAAGTCCTTTCTGGAATTTATATTGAAACAAACGAAGGAAAGGCAATTTTACGAGGAACAGACTTGGAGCTGTCTATAAATACAGAAATAGAGGCACAAATTGAAGATGAAGGAAAAATTGTTATAAAACACAAATTAATTGAAGAATTTTTAAAACAAATTTCTGATGAAAAAATTACATTGATTGAAGAAAATGGAAAATTAGTAATTCAGGCAAGTTCAACAAATACAGAATTTTCATTATACGATGCTGGTAATTTTCCAGTTCAGTCAAAATTGGAAAATGGAGTTGAATATGTTTTTGAAAAGGAAAAATTATTAAATAATATTGAAAATGTAAAAATTTCAGCTTCCCCAAATCCAGAAAACCTAGCTGTGAACTGTATCAGACTGGAAATCGAAGAAGATAAATTAAAACTTGTTTCATCTGATACATATAGATTGACATACATTGAAGAGGATTTGGATGAAACTCAACAAGGGAAAGAAAATCTTAGTCTAAGTATCCCATTAAAGACAATTGACGGATTAATAAAAATTATGAAACTTATTGATGAAGAAAATATTACTGTAAAGTCAGACGGTTCAAAAGTATTCTTTCAATTTTCAAATGTAGAAATTTTAACTCGTACAATTGATTTGCAATTTCCAGATTATAAGTCAATTTTAAATAATTCACAGCATAATAAAAAAATATTGTTAAATACAAAAGATTTTTTATCTGTACTAAGGAGAACAGCTATATTTGTCAGAGATAATAAAGAAGCTAAAAATGGTGGTATATTTAATTTTGCTAATAACAAGCTGCTGCTTACTGGAACTAGTGAAAATGCACAGATAAAAGAAGAAATTGTTACAATTCAGGAAGGTGCAGATTTGAAAATTTCATTGAATGTAAGATTTTTACTTGATTATATTTCTACAATTGAAGGAAAAGTAACTGTGCTGGAATTACTAAATAACAAGAGTTCAGTAATTGTAAGAGATGAGGACAATGACAAGTCGCTATATTTCACAATGCCATTGGCACTTAGGGAAAGCTAG
- the yidD gene encoding membrane protein insertion efficiency factor YidD, with protein sequence MKKFSIFLIKIYQKISRKYLPKMCVFTPTCSEYTRQAIEKYGFFKGSFLGFKRILRCHPFSKGGNDPLK encoded by the coding sequence ATGAAAAAGTTTTCAATTTTTTTAATTAAGATATACCAAAAAATCTCACGAAAATACTTGCCTAAGATGTGTGTATTTACACCAACTTGTTCAGAATACACTAGACAAGCAATAGAAAAGTATGGATTTTTTAAGGGTAGTTTTCTCGGATTTAAGAGAATATTACGATGTCATCCATTTAGTAAGGGTGGAAATGACCCATTAAAATAA
- a CDS encoding response regulator transcription factor has protein sequence MKVLVFNKNEKTRMVVGQLLKELSFNVILAENEEQMLDALKTESLDIAFLDISSIEDFPLAIERVLRYKKQSYILMAIEQDDRYAKTEALLKGIDDYIYNDFRLEELSAKFRAIVRILNKRLTEDEMGILTAYDLTLNPANREVKRDGKEIELTNKEFLLLEYFLRNKNRVLTRTMISEKIWDIDFVSESNIVDVYVNFLRSKIDKGHEQKIIKTVRSVGYIIKE, from the coding sequence ATGAAAGTATTAGTATTTAATAAAAATGAAAAAACTAGAATGGTAGTGGGACAGCTGTTAAAAGAATTAAGTTTTAATGTTATACTGGCAGAAAATGAGGAGCAAATGCTAGATGCCCTAAAAACAGAATCTCTTGACATTGCCTTTTTGGATATAAGTTCAATAGAAGACTTTCCGTTGGCAATTGAAAGAGTGTTAAGATATAAAAAACAAAGCTATATCTTGATGGCAATTGAACAGGATGACAGATATGCGAAAACAGAGGCCCTGCTAAAAGGAATAGATGATTATATATACAACGATTTCAGGCTGGAAGAACTTTCTGCTAAATTCAGAGCAATCGTAAGAATCTTAAACAAACGTTTAACAGAAGACGAAATGGGAATTTTGACAGCTTATGATTTGACATTAAATCCTGCAAATAGAGAAGTTAAGCGTGATGGAAAAGAAATTGAATTAACTAATAAGGAATTTCTGCTATTAGAATACTTCTTAAGAAACAAGAACAGAGTTCTTACAAGAACAATGATTTCTGAAAAAATTTGGGACATAGACTTTGTTTCAGAAAGCAACATTGTAGATGTATATGTTAATTTTTTAAGATCAAAAATAGATAAAGGGCATGAACAGAAGATTATTAAGACTGTAAGAAGCGTGGGATATATTATAAAAGAATAA
- a CDS encoding tRNA threonylcarbamoyladenosine dehydratase, which yields MNDKNQTFARFSMMVGEDGIEKLRNSRVIVFGVGGVGSYTVEALARSGVGHITMVDFDEISESNINRQLHSLRSTIGKSKIDVMKDRILDINPNCKVELVKRLVYDDVDEVLGNNKYDFVVDAIDVIGSKINLIKYCVKNNINIISSMGFGNKMHPEMVEIAKIKNTSVCPMARTIRSILKKKGITNVPVAFSKEIPVQPNKSELFKEELPTEFRENNKIPRKTTPGSNSFVPGAAGLVLASYVVRKLLEWD from the coding sequence ATGAACGATAAGAATCAGACCTTTGCCAGATTTTCTATGATGGTTGGAGAAGATGGAATTGAAAAATTAAGGAATTCTCGTGTTATTGTGTTTGGAGTTGGTGGCGTTGGATCTTACACCGTGGAGGCTTTGGCAAGGTCTGGAGTTGGACATATTACTATGGTTGATTTTGATGAGATTTCGGAGTCGAATATTAATAGGCAGTTGCATTCACTTAGAAGCACAATCGGGAAGTCTAAGATTGATGTTATGAAAGACAGAATTTTGGACATTAATCCAAATTGTAAGGTTGAACTTGTAAAAAGGTTAGTTTATGACGATGTGGATGAAGTTTTGGGAAATAACAAATATGATTTTGTTGTGGATGCGATTGATGTTATTGGAAGTAAAATTAATTTGATTAAATATTGTGTGAAAAATAACATAAATATTATTTCTTCAATGGGATTTGGGAACAAGATGCACCCTGAAATGGTGGAAATTGCAAAAATAAAAAATACATCTGTTTGTCCGATGGCAAGAACTATCAGAAGTATTTTGAAAAAGAAAGGGATTACAAATGTTCCAGTTGCATTTTCAAAAGAAATACCTGTACAGCCAAATAAGTCAGAACTATTTAAGGAAGAATTGCCAACTGAATTTAGGGAAAATAATAAAATTCCGAGAAAAACTACACCTGGAAGTAATTCGTTTGTCCCAGGAGCAGCTGGTCTTGTACTAGCTTCTTATGTAGTGAGAAAGTTATTGGAGTGGGATTAA
- the htpX gene encoding zinc metalloprotease HtpX, with translation MFINTMKTGFLMFGLVFLFVAIGGALGSQKGAVIGLLIAGGMSFYSYWFSDKMVIKAYNGQEVTSRTNPRLYQLIQRLANNANLPMPKIYIIPERQPNAFATGRNPQNAAVACTAGLLELMDDNELAGVMAHELGHIKHRDILVSTVAATFAGAIANIARFLPYVSSGDNRNGERRRNNVGTAMLLSFLAPIAASIIQMSISRKREYMADRAGAEYSGNPLYLRNALQKLESYSHNIAMSRQDPATAHMFIVNPFSGLGNFNLKSLFSTHPSTEDRIRELEKMAREQHLI, from the coding sequence ATGTTTATAAATACTATGAAAACAGGTTTTTTAATGTTTGGATTAGTTTTTCTCTTTGTAGCAATTGGTGGTGCATTAGGAAGTCAAAAGGGAGCAGTAATTGGACTTCTGATTGCTGGGGGAATGAGTTTTTATAGCTACTGGTTCAGTGATAAAATGGTTATAAAAGCGTATAATGGGCAAGAAGTTACTTCCCGAACTAATCCAAGATTATATCAGTTAATACAAAGGCTGGCAAATAATGCAAATCTGCCAATGCCAAAAATTTACATAATTCCAGAACGTCAGCCAAACGCATTTGCAACTGGGAGAAATCCTCAAAATGCTGCTGTGGCATGTACTGCGGGATTGCTTGAACTGATGGATGATAATGAGCTGGCTGGAGTTATGGCTCATGAATTGGGACATATAAAACATCGTGATATTCTAGTAAGTACAGTTGCAGCCACTTTTGCTGGAGCGATTGCCAATATTGCACGATTTTTACCTTATGTATCAAGTGGAGATAATCGAAATGGAGAACGACGAAGAAATAATGTTGGAACTGCAATGCTGCTTTCATTTTTAGCTCCAATAGCAGCTTCAATAATTCAAATGTCTATCTCACGAAAAAGAGAATATATGGCAGACAGGGCTGGAGCAGAATATTCAGGAAATCCTTTATATTTACGTAACGCATTACAAAAATTAGAAAGTTACAGCCATAATATTGCAATGAGCAGACAAGATCCTGCAACAGCGCACATGTTTATTGTAAATCCATTTTCAGGATTGGGAAATTTTAATTTAAAAAGCCTATTTAGTACACATCCGTCTACTGAAGATAGAATTAGGGAACTGGAAAAAATGGCAAGGGAACAGCATTTAATCTAA
- a CDS encoding YARHG domain-containing protein, translating into MAFFTVAGTTIWEFLIVVVIILAIFLGIGLIFGIITNPKCITGCVVFIIIVITCIYMGIKGVAKFVKENTNDNSQTVSQSNGNNSYNNSLDLEDLHKLINEVNSGDDSSLSNYTKADLRILRNMVFAEKGFRIQKAGLKEYFEQKSWYNPYIDNQNDISLNIKEKRFLKAVQKYEEN; encoded by the coding sequence ATGGCTTTTTTTACAGTAGCAGGCACCACTATTTGGGAATTTTTGATTGTTGTGGTTATTATATTAGCAATATTTTTGGGAATAGGATTAATTTTTGGAATTATAACCAATCCTAAGTGTATAACAGGATGTGTTGTATTCATTATTATCGTTATAACATGTATCTATATGGGAATCAAAGGAGTTGCTAAATTTGTAAAGGAAAATACAAATGACAATTCTCAAACTGTTAGTCAAAGTAATGGAAATAATAGTTATAATAATTCTTTAGACTTAGAGGATTTACATAAATTAATAAATGAAGTAAACAGCGGAGATGATTCTTCATTATCAAATTATACAAAAGCAGATTTAAGAATACTTAGAAATATGGTTTTTGCAGAAAAAGGATTTAGGATTCAAAAAGCTGGGTTAAAGGAGTATTTTGAGCAAAAATCTTGGTACAACCCATATATAGATAATCAGAATGATATTTCATTAAATATAAAAGAAAAAAGATTTTTGAAAGCAGTTCAAAAATATGAAGAAAATTAA
- a CDS encoding Mrp/NBP35 family ATP-binding protein, producing MQTNPALAERKQRIDSNMSKIKHKIVVMSGKGGVGKSTASVNLAYGLSLRGYKVGILDADLHGPNIPIMFGKEGVKLSKISEPLEITENLHISSLSFFVPDNSPVVWKGPQKITAIMEMLEGIRWGEIDFLIVDLPPGTGDETLGIAQNIGTDSKAIIVTTPQKVSILDSTRAINFAKLINLNVLGIIENMSGFICPDCQKEVNIFKKGGAETMAQEKKTDFLGSIPLDGNIVESSDNGLPFISNDSVASRKMNDIITKIIEKLEK from the coding sequence ATGCAAACTAATCCAGCTTTAGCTGAAAGAAAACAAAGAATTGATTCCAACATGTCCAAGATTAAGCATAAAATAGTAGTAATGAGCGGTAAAGGTGGAGTTGGAAAATCAACTGCATCTGTTAATTTAGCTTATGGACTTTCATTAAGAGGATACAAAGTTGGTATTCTTGATGCTGATTTGCATGGACCAAATATTCCAATTATGTTTGGAAAGGAAGGTGTAAAACTTTCAAAGATTTCTGAACCATTGGAAATAACAGAAAACTTACACATATCATCATTAAGTTTTTTTGTACCTGATAATTCTCCAGTTGTATGGAAGGGTCCGCAAAAGATTACGGCAATAATGGAAATGCTGGAAGGAATCAGATGGGGAGAAATTGATTTTTTAATAGTCGATTTGCCGCCTGGAACAGGTGATGAGACATTAGGTATTGCACAGAATATTGGAACAGATTCTAAGGCAATAATAGTTACAACACCGCAAAAAGTTTCCATTCTGGATTCTACGAGAGCAATAAACTTTGCTAAATTAATTAATTTAAATGTGCTTGGAATAATCGAAAATATGAGTGGTTTTATTTGCCCTGACTGTCAAAAGGAAGTGAATATATTTAAAAAAGGCGGTGCTGAAACGATGGCACAAGAAAAAAAGACTGACTTTTTAGGCTCAATACCATTGGATGGAAATATCGTGGAATCTAGTGATAATGGGTTACCATTTATTTCAAATGATTCTGTAGCATCAAGAAAAATGAATGATATAATTACTAAAATAATTGAAAAATTAGAAAAGTAA
- a CDS encoding DUF5362 family protein, producing MDSENNFLDRQNKNRNGESGNYFNNIAELNKIREEVAGSFGQENQNFRNSKNIQSNEKNGSIKLTLDEMTIKNIKTIVSITKFLSVVGVFIGILQLFVFLIGIFTIFISLKFLNFASDLDDAVQMEDENKLKTSFKELAGGLKFYIISLITIFIFAFFIVAISASLYHFSEYYYDSY from the coding sequence ATGGATTCTGAAAACAATTTTTTAGATAGGCAAAATAAGAACAGAAATGGAGAAAGCGGGAATTATTTCAATAATATCGCAGAATTAAACAAAATCAGGGAAGAAGTGGCTGGAAGTTTTGGGCAGGAAAATCAGAATTTCAGAAATTCTAAAAACATCCAAAGTAATGAAAAAAATGGTTCAATTAAGCTAACTTTAGATGAAATGACCATCAAGAATATAAAGACAATTGTCTCTATAACAAAATTCCTTTCCGTTGTAGGTGTTTTCATCGGGATACTGCAGCTATTTGTATTTCTTATTGGGATTTTTACTATTTTTATTTCTTTAAAATTTCTTAATTTTGCTTCAGATCTAGACGATGCTGTTCAAATGGAAGATGAAAATAAATTAAAAACTTCTTTTAAAGAGCTTGCAGGAGGATTGAAATTTTATATAATCTCATTAATTACTATATTTATTTTCGCATTTTTCATTGTTGCTATATCTGCAAGCCTGTATCACTTTTCGGAATATTACTATGATTCGTATTAA
- a CDS encoding cell division protein FtsZ, producing the protein MKDKMSIKVIGIGGMGINFVNFMIASNVRKIEYITIDTDSRNSNFSRAEKKIFLDTGVKECTREQAERVAFQCENQFRELLKGTDILFLVAGVGGATGSGIMPIILEVAKKLGIFTISIVARPFYLEGFETLKIANAGMKKIEQITDSLIVIPNEKLYNHIDRKKPLEEAYAKVNEIIKEGIESIANILTEVGFMNIDLLDIKAVLQNSKDTIIRIGEGKGDNAVDKIMEQLMENNLFEGKLENARKVLINFTAGHDVSLSDIGQITEKISGIVNNKNVNLIWGVIMKQNYDKTQKIKTVVISSA; encoded by the coding sequence ATGAAGGATAAAATGAGTATAAAAGTTATTGGAATTGGCGGGATGGGGATAAATTTTGTTAATTTTATGATAGCTTCAAATGTGCGGAAGATTGAGTATATAACGATTGATACGGATAGCAGGAATTCTAATTTTAGTAGAGCGGAGAAAAAGATTTTTTTGGATACTGGAGTTAAGGAATGTACTAGAGAACAGGCTGAAAGAGTGGCATTCCAGTGTGAAAATCAATTTCGGGAACTATTAAAGGGGACTGATATTTTATTTTTAGTTGCGGGAGTTGGTGGAGCTACTGGAAGTGGAATAATGCCTATTATTCTTGAAGTTGCAAAAAAATTGGGTATTTTTACTATTAGTATTGTTGCTCGTCCATTTTATCTGGAAGGATTTGAAACTTTGAAAATTGCAAATGCGGGAATGAAGAAAATTGAGCAAATTACAGATAGCTTGATTGTAATTCCTAACGAAAAATTATATAATCACATAGATAGAAAAAAACCGCTTGAAGAAGCTTATGCTAAAGTCAACGAAATTATAAAGGAAGGTATTGAAAGTATTGCAAATATTCTTACGGAAGTTGGGTTTATGAATATTGATTTATTGGATATAAAGGCTGTTCTGCAGAATTCAAAAGATACTATTATTAGGATTGGAGAAGGCAAGGGAGATAATGCAGTTGATAAGATAATGGAACAACTGATGGAAAATAATCTTTTTGAGGGGAAATTGGAAAACGCAAGAAAGGTTCTTATAAACTTTACTGCGGGACATGATGTATCTTTATCAGATATTGGACAGATAACAGAAAAAATTTCGGGCATTGTAAATAATAAGAATGTAAATCTGATATGGGGAGTCATAATGAAACAGAATTATGATAAAACACAGAAAATTAAGACAGTAGTAATATCAAGTGCTTAA
- a CDS encoding ATP-grasp domain-containing protein, with product MNFVYISPQFPKTNCEFCDRLKQNGVNVLGIADMEYDQLDQKLKDSLTEYYKVSNLENYDEVLKAVAFFTHKYGKIDWLESNNEHWLVQDAKLRSDFNITTGIKADKIANIKEKSKMKKAYKKAEIPFADFSLVTTLAKAKKFIDKVGYPVVAKPDNGVGASDTHKIKNEKELKKFFETCNQNVKYIMEEYVDGDLVSYDAIIDSNGNPVFETGIVEPAVMDIVNKGLDVFYYVEKEMPEKLLDAGRRAVKGFGVKSRFIHLEFFRLNKNKKGLGKKGDYVGLESNMRPAGGYTPDMYNYANNTDVYQIWADMIAFDRIEKAQLNEDIEKNYCVYASRRDNKNYVHSHDEVKQKYGNAIVMDERMPDIFAGAMGNYMYTAKFSTKEEMEEFISFVHQKVEE from the coding sequence ATGAATTTTGTTTACATTTCACCACAATTTCCAAAAACCAACTGTGAATTTTGTGATAGATTAAAGCAAAATGGAGTAAATGTATTAGGAATTGCAGATATGGAATACGATCAATTGGATCAAAAATTGAAGGATAGCTTGACAGAATATTATAAAGTTTCTAATCTTGAAAATTATGATGAAGTTTTGAAGGCAGTAGCTTTTTTTACACATAAATACGGAAAAATTGACTGGCTTGAGTCAAATAATGAACATTGGCTTGTGCAAGATGCCAAACTTCGTTCAGATTTTAATATAACAACTGGTATAAAAGCTGATAAAATAGCAAATATAAAAGAAAAATCAAAAATGAAAAAAGCATATAAAAAAGCTGAAATACCGTTTGCTGATTTTTCATTAGTAACAACACTTGCAAAAGCGAAAAAATTTATTGATAAAGTTGGATATCCAGTAGTTGCTAAGCCTGATAATGGGGTTGGAGCAAGCGATACTCATAAAATTAAGAATGAAAAAGAATTGAAAAAATTTTTTGAAACTTGTAATCAAAATGTAAAATATATTATGGAAGAATACGTTGATGGAGATTTGGTTTCTTACGATGCGATTATTGATTCCAATGGGAATCCTGTTTTTGAAACAGGGATAGTTGAACCTGCTGTTATGGATATTGTAAATAAAGGGCTTGATGTATTTTATTATGTAGAAAAAGAAATGCCTGAAAAATTATTGGATGCAGGGAGACGTGCTGTAAAGGGCTTTGGAGTAAAAAGCAGATTTATACATCTTGAATTTTTCAGACTAAATAAAAATAAAAAAGGTTTGGGTAAAAAAGGGGATTATGTAGGATTGGAATCAAACATGCGTCCTGCAGGCGGATATACTCCTGATATGTATAATTACGCCAATAATACTGATGTTTATCAAATCTGGGCAGATATGATTGCTTTTGATAGAATTGAAAAGGCTCAATTAAATGAAGATATAGAAAAAAACTATTGTGTTTATGCAAGCCGTCGTGATAACAAAAATTATGTACATTCTCATGATGAAGTTAAACAGAAATATGGAAATGCAATTGTAATGGATGAAAGAATGCCGGATATTTTTGCAGGAGCTATGGGAAATTATATGTACACTGCAAAATTTTCTACAAAGGAAGAAATGGAAGAATTTATAAGCTTTGTACATCAGAAAGTTGAAGAATAA
- a CDS encoding YiiX/YebB-like N1pC/P60 family cysteine hydrolase → MNICIKSNIRRMLLFFIMTLALLCKSKTEKYTWYTPREVIANIDMLEPGDILILSKRPTLRSMWGHAAVLNEHKKVVEFPSYSAGYSESPLYAWRNIKRKVAIFRLKGIDKKFKTALFKEIDDTITKPYGLTFHKNFDKRLYCSQFVYLVFKKAGEKVGREINLDSNGGGWVMPFDIMDSPLLENISLY, encoded by the coding sequence ATGAATATATGTATAAAATCAAATATCCGAAGAATGCTGCTATTTTTTATAATGACTTTAGCGCTTCTATGCAAATCCAAGACAGAAAAATATACATGGTACACCCCGAGAGAAGTGATTGCCAACATAGACATGCTGGAGCCGGGAGATATTCTTATTCTCTCTAAAAGACCAACGTTACGTTCGATGTGGGGACATGCCGCAGTCCTTAACGAACATAAAAAAGTTGTCGAATTTCCATCTTATTCTGCAGGATATAGTGAAAGTCCGCTATACGCCTGGAGAAACATTAAAAGAAAAGTTGCCATTTTTAGATTGAAAGGAATTGATAAAAAATTTAAAACTGCGCTATTTAAAGAAATTGACGATACAATAACAAAGCCTTATGGATTAACATTTCACAAAAATTTTGACAAAAGGCTATACTGTTCACAATTTGTTTATCTTGTATTTAAGAAGGCTGGTGAAAAAGTTGGACGTGAGATAAATCTTGATTCCAATGGTGGCGGATGGGTTATGCCCTTTGATATAATGGATTCTCCATTATTAGAAAATATTTCTCTTTATTAA